The following is a genomic window from Blattabacterium cuenoti.
TATAAGGGATAATAAAGTATCCATCTGCTAATCCCTGCATTAATGCAGATGCTCCAAGTCTATTAGCTCCATGATCAGAAAAATTAGCTTCACCTATCACATAACATCCTGGGATAGTTGACATTAAATTATAATCTACCCATAATCCTCCCATAGTATAATGAGCCGCAGGATAAATTTTCATAGGAATATCATATGGATTATCTCCAGTAATTCTTTCATACATATGAAATAAATTTCCATATTTTGATTCTAAAATTTTTTTACCATAATATTTTATTTGTTTTTCACTAGGATTTGTAATTCCTAATTCCTTACTTTTTTCTAATCCATAAAAATTGATAGAATGATAAAAATCTAAAAAAACACCTTCCATTGTATCATTATTTTCAATTCCAAATCCTGCATCACATCTTTCTTTTGCAGAACGAGATGCAATATCTCTTGGCACTAAATTTCCAAATGAAGGATATTTTCTTTCAAGAAAATAATCTCTATTTTTTTCTGGTATATTTTGAGTATATTGTTTACCATTTCTTATATTAATAGCATCTTCAATGTTTTTTGGAACCCAAATTCTTCCATCATTTCTCAATGATTCAGACATTAATGTTAATTTAGATTGAAAATTACCATGAATTGGAATACATGTTGGATGAATTTGTGTATAACATGGATTAGCAAATCCAGCTCCTTTTTTATGAACCCTCCAAATAGCGCTAGCATTAGATCCCATTGCATTAGTAGATAAAAAAAATACATTACTATATCCTCCAGATGCAATAATTACGGTATGTGCTGCATGTCTTTCAAGTTTTCCAGAAACTAAATTTCTAGTAATAATACCTCTTGCTACTCCATCTATTACTACTAAATCCATCATTTCATGACGATTATACATTATTATTCTACCTTTTCCAATTTGTCTAACCATTGCTGAATAAGATGCAAGTAATAATTGTTGACCAGTTTGTCCTTTGGCATAAAATGTTCTAGAAACTTTAGTCCCTCCAAAAGATCGATTTTCTAAATATCCAGCATAATCTCTAGCAAATGGAACCCCTTGTGCAACACATTGATCTATAATACTTGAAGAAATTTCTGCTAAGCGATATACATTTGCTTCACGTGATCTATAATCACCTCCTTTAATAGTGTCATAAAATAATCTATCAATTGAATCATTATCTCCTTTATAATTTTTTGCGGCATTAATTCCACCTTGAGCTGCAACAGAATGAGCTCTTCTAGGAGAATCTTGATAACAAAAAACTTTAACTCTATATCCTAATTCAGCTAAAGATGAAGATGCTGATGCCCCTGCTAATCCAGATCCTACAATAATAATATCTAAATGCTTACGATTTTGAGGAGATATTACTTCTAAAGTAGATTTATAATTATGCCATTTTTCATTTAATGATCCAACTGGAATTTTAGAATCTATTTTATAAGATATTTTCATAAAATCAATTATGAATCAAACAAACAAAACCAAATAGCAATAAAAGAAAAACCTAAACATATAAACCAAAAATAATAAAATCCAAATTTTTTAATCCATAAAAAGTTTTTTTTATTAGATAATCCTAATGATTGAAAAGATGATGTAAATCCATGATTCAAATGCAGACCTAAAATAAAAAAAGAAAATATATATATAAATGTATATATAGGATATTTAAATAATGTAGTAACTATTTGATAATCTGATATTACTCCTTTAATATTATTATAATATCTCATTGGAATTGTAAAATTTATTAAATGTAATATTAAAAATCCTAATATTAACAATCCTGTATATATCATATTTCTACTACTAAATGTTGTTATATATTGTTTCATGGAATAATCGATACTATCTTTTGCTAAATTATTTTTTATATGCAATTTAATACCAAAAATAATATGAATTACAAATCCTAACGCTAGAATAAATTCTAAAATTTTTATGCACAAATTATTTCTCATAAAAAAAACTACATTATTAAATGATGTTTCTCCATTAAAAAGAAATAAATTGATACTTAAATGTAATAATAAAAATAACATAAGAAATATACCAGTTATTCCCATTATTACTTTTTTACCTATAGAAGATCTAAAAAAATGAAAAATCATCTATCAAATATATTTAATTTTTTATTTTTATAAAAGCATCTATTAATAAATCAATATCTTTTTTTTCATTAAAAAAACCAAAAGAAATTCTTATTGGAGTCATTTTTCTTAAAAATTTTTTATCAGCAATATATTGTATTACATGAGATACTTGTTTTACATTATATGAATTACATGAACTTCCTTTAGAAATTGCTACACCCATTAAATCTAAATGAAAATAAAGTAAATGATCCTTTTTTGGATAAAAAATATTTAATATAGATGGTATACTTTGATTTGTATCGGATAATCCATTAAACACAATATTTGGAATATTTTTTTTTAATTCTGAAATACAATACCATTTTAATTCTTTCATTTTTTTTGCATAATTATAAAAACTACATGATGATAAATTTAAAGCCTCTGATAATCCAATAATACCATACATATTTTCTGTACCAGGACGAATACCATATTCTTGATATCCACCTGTTATTAATGGTTTCATTTGTTTTATTAATTCTTTTCTAATAAAAATAAAACCAATACCTTTTGGACCGTAAAATTTATGTGCACTAGCCGTTGCAAAATCAAAGGGAGCAAATTTCATATTTATTGGATAATTACCTATTATTTGAATAGTATCAGAATGAAAATAGGCATTATATTTTTTACATAAATTTCCAACACTATCAATATCTAATAAATTGCCTATTTCATTATTAGCATGCATTAAACTAACGAGAATTCGTTTATTATAATATTTTTTCAATTTTTTTTCTAAATCATTTAAATCTAAACTACCCTTATTATCAATATGTATAAATTCCACATATACATTATACTTTGAGGATAAATCTAAAATTGTTTTCAATACTGAAACATGCTCTATAGGTGATGTTAAAATATATTGTATTTTTAAATATAAAACAGACGATCTTAATATCAGATTATTTGATTCTGTTCCCCCAGATGTAAAAATAATTTCAGATGGATAAGAATTAATATTTTTAGATATTTTGAGTCTAGATTCTTCAATTATAGATTTAGATCTTCTACCATAACTATGTTGTATCGATGATGGATTTCCAAATGAATTATCTTTTAAAGCATTTACCATAACTTGTATAACCTCTTTTTTAAGCGGAGTCGTCGCTGCATTATCTAAGTAAGCAATTTTCATAAAGTAAAAACATAAAAAATTGATTTCAAAAAAATATAATAATTATATATAAAAAAAATAATTAAATATTACATTCATACCTAATCTATCATAATATAAATTATAACTTATGTTTTTTACTTTACTGTTATAAATTTAACTGTATATTTTGATAAGTTATCATGAAATTAATACAATCGTAATAAAGAAAAAGAAACGTATGAAAGATTCTATTACCTCATTCATTGATAAATATTTTCTTCATTTTAATGCACTTTCTTTATCCGAAGCTGCTAAAGCATACAAAAATCATATTCAAAATAATGGCAAAATGATGATAACTTTAGCAGGTGCTATGAGTACTGCAGAATTAGGAAAAATTTTAGCTGAAATGATTAGAAAAAATAAAGTCCATATTATTTCCTGTACTGGTGCTAATTTAGAAGAAGATGTTATGAATTTAATAGCACATTCACATTACAAAAAAATTTTAAATTATAGATTTTTAACTCCATTTGAAGAACAACAATTTTTAAAAAAAGGATTTAATCGAATAACAGATACTTGTATTCCAGAAAAAGAAGCTTTAAAAAGGTTTCAAAAATCTATCTTTAATATATGGAATATAGCTAAACAAAAATCTAAAAAATATTTTCCACATGAATATATTTATCAACTATTATTAGAACATCAATTAGAACCTTATGATATACAACCAAAAGATAGTTGGGTCTTAGAAGCGGCTAAAAAAAATTTACCACTGGTAGTACCAGGGTGGGAAGATAGTACAATTGGAAATATTTTTACTTCTTTTTGTATAAAAAAATTTTTTTCATCTTCTATTATGAAAACTGGAATAGAATATATGATTTATTTAGCAAAATGGTATCAACAAGAATCTAAAAAAAATAAAATAGGGTTTTTTCAAATAGGTGGTGGAATATCAGGCGATTTTCCTATTTGTGTAGTTCCTATGCTTGCACAAGATTTAGGACTTCATCAAACACCATTTTGGTCATATTATTGTCAAATTTCTGATTCTACTACGAGCTACGGATCTTATTCAGGAGCTGTTCCTAATGAAAAAATTACTTGGGGCAAATTAGATCAAAATACTCCAAAATTTATTATTGAATCAGATGCTACTATTGTTGCTCCACTAATTTTTGCATATGTATTAAATATGTAATTTATTTATTAATTTAATGAACTAAACTATAAACTAAATATATAATCATTTTATGAAAAATTCATATGATATTGTAATTATTGGCTCAGGTCCAGGTGGCTATGTATCTGCTATTAGAGCTAGTCAACTAGGATTTAGTATTGCTATTATAGAAAAAAATCAAAATTTAGGTGGGACTTGTTTAAATGTAGGATGTATTCCATCTAAATATTTATTACATTCTTCAAAATCTTTTTTTTTATCTAAAACAGAATATCACTCATATGGAATTATTTATGATAAGTTATATGTAGATTTCAAGAAAATGATGAAAAAAAAAGATCATATTATTAATAATCTTAATATAGGATTACAATTTTTAATGAAAAAAAATAAAATAGATATATATCATGGATTAGCTACTTTTAAAAATAAGAATTTAATATCTGTTACAATACAAAAAAATAATACTTCTATTAAGAAAGAAATTGAATTTAAATATTGCATAATAGCTACTGGATCTGAATCACAAAATTATCCTAATTTATCAACCAATAATAATAAAAGAATTTTATTTTCTAAAGATGCACTATCTATAAATACAATTCCAAATAGATTAATCGTTATTGGAGGAGGTGTTATTGGAATAGAATTAAGTTCAATTTATCAAAGATTAGGTAGTAAAGTGATTATTCTTGAGACAATGGATAAATTAATTTCAAATATGGATCATTCTTTAAGTGATTCAATCAAAAAAATATTAGAAAAAAAATCTATTCAAGTAGAAACTTCTTTATTGATTGATAATATTGAAATATTGAAAGATAATACAGGAATATGCATATCTGTAATCAAAAAACATAATGGTGTAAAAAAAATGCATCATTATATAGGAGATTATTGTCTTTTATCTATAGGCAGAATTCCACATACCCAATATCTTAATTTGGATCAATTAGGAATTAAACAAGATGATAAAGGTTTTATTTTAGTTAATCAACATTTACAATGCACCACAGTTAATAATATTTATGCTATAGGTGACGTTATTGGAGGAAAAATGTTAGCACATAAAGCAGAAGAAGAAGGATTATATGTAATAGAATATTTAGCTGGCCAAAATCCAAATAAATTAAATTATAATCTAGTACCTACTGTTATATATACTTATCCTGAAGTATCTAGCGTTGGAAAAACTGAAGAAGAAGTTAAAAAGGAAAAAATAGAATATAACATGGGAATTTTTCCAATGAAAAATTTAGGAATATCAAAAATAATTGATAATGATAGTTTTAATCATTGTTTTGTAAAAATAATTTCTAAAAAATCTACAGATGAAATATTAGGAATTCATATGATAGGACCTAATGTTTCAGAAATGATTATGGAAGCTGCTATTGCAATGGAATTCAGAGCTTCTTCAGAAGATTTATATAGAATTTGTTATCCACATCCTACTTTTAGTGAGTCTATTAAAGAAGCTGCATTAATGACTTTTGCAAAAAAATCGATACATATCTAATTTGATAATCCAATTACACCATATTTCTTTTTAGTTATGATGTAAAAAATTTTTTTTCTTTATAAGATTTTCTTTTGTTTCCACATTTTGTTCATTTAAAATACAACAATTTACTGGACATACTGTTGCACATTGTGGAACATCATAAAAACCTATACATTCTGTACATTTATCAGGAACTATAAAATAATGATCCTGTTCTTTTGGATTTTGATAGATAGAATTTTTATTATCCTTTAATAAAGAAGTTCCTTCTGACATCCTCCATTTTGTACCACCTTCATAAATTGCATGATTAGGGCATTCTGGCTCACATGCGCCGCAATTAATACATTCTTTGGTAATTATTAGAGACATTTAATTGATTTATTTCTTTTTTCTTTTATTTTTTTTATTATCGTATTTTATTTCATCCATATTTTCCATGATTCTTCTGCTTGAATATGTAACATTTTTAATCCATTTCTAATAATAGCATTATATTGTTTACCTTTTTTTAAAAATACGGTTTCAATTGGATTATAAACTAAATCATATAAATAATGTTTATCAGTTAAATATTTATACGGAAATTTTGGAAAACATTGAATTAATGGATATGTTCCTACAGGAGTACAATTTATAATAATTTTATACATATTTAAAAGTTTTTGATTTACATCTTCATATGATAAATAATTATTATTTTTTTTATTTCTAGAAATCCATTTATGTGGAATATTTAACTTTTCTAATACAAATGCAACAGATAATGATGCCCCACCAGTTCCTAATATTAATGCTTTTATAATATTATTTGTTGTGATTCTGCTGTAGCATAACTGTTTATGTTTGTTGAGATCTTCCATAAAAGAACGTTCAAATCCTATTATATCCGTATTATATCCAACAAGATATTTTTTATTTTTAATAATTTTGATTTTTACAACATTAACAGAACCTATTTTAGCTGATTCTTCACTAAGATCATCTAAAAATGGAATAATTGTTTTTTTATATGGAATAGTTACATTAAATCCTTTTAAATTTGGAATTTTTAAAATACATGAAATTTTATTAATATTAGAGATATCAAAAATCTCATAATTAGCATAATTAATAGATTCTATATGAAATTTTTTTATAAAAAAATCTTTGGAAAAGGAATAAGATATATCTTTTCCTACCAATCCAAATAAATATGTTGTTTTCAACAAAATTGTTTTATTCTTCTTTTAATTGTTTTATTTTTTCTCTGTATATAGCTCTTAAAATTTCATTTCTACGATATTCAGAAGGCTTTATAAATTGTTGTTTTTCTTTTAATTCCTTTAACACTTTTGTTTTATCAAATTTTTTTTTGCTTTTTTTTAAAGCTTTTTCAATAGATTCTCCTTCTCTTACAGTTGTAATTAATATCATAAATATTATAATAATGACGAAATATAGTGGACACTATCGGATTTGAACCGACGACCTCTACTCTGTCAAAATAGTGCTCTTACCCTACTGAGCTAAATGTCCATAATATTACTAATTTTAACAAAATTAAATATTTTTTCATGATTCACAAAACATAAAAATATGTCTTTTCATGTATTTGAAAAATCTATAGTAAACTTAGGTATAAGTTCACATAAATATCAATTATTTAATATTGAATTAAATATACGTACATATGAAGACTTAATTTTTTTCTATCCAAAAAAATATATTTATTCTCCTTTATTAAGGAATATATCAAAATTAAAATCTTATATAAATATTAATTCTATTCAAATACAAATCATAGGTATGGTAACAAAATTTGAAGAGATACAATATAATAAATTTAAAAAAAAAATATTAATAGCAAATTTAGAAGATAAAACAGGATTCATTGAATTAGTATGGTTTAAACAAATAAATTTTTTTAAAAAAAATATTAAAAAATATGCATTAATGTTAGTATCTGGTAAAATCAGTTGTTTTAGAGAAAAAATTCAAATTATTCATCCTGAAATTCAATATATTAATGATCATAATTATATATATAACCCTATATATCCTATTTATTATATTCCAAACAAATTGAAAAACTATGGCATCAATAATTCTTTTCTACGAAAAATATTAAGAAAATTGATAAAAGAATTAAAAAATGATTTAGATATAATAGATAAATTTTTAATTCATCAAAATAAGAACTTGATGAAAAGAACAGATGCTTTAATACAAATACATTTTCCACAATCATTAAAAATATTATCGCAAGCAAGATATAGAATGAAATTTGAAGAATTGTTTTTTTTAAAATTATCTCTTTTATCAAAAAACAAAACAAAAAATATTTCAGATAGTTATTCTTTTTCAAAATTAGGAAGTCATTTCGAAAAATTTTACAATTATTTTTTACCTTTTTCTTTAACAGAAGAACAAAAACGAGTGTTTAGAGAAATAAGACATGATCTTAAACAACCTAAACAAATGAATAGATTATTACAGGGAGATGTTGGATGTGGTAAGACTATAATTGCTATATTAGCTATGTTATTAGCATTAGATAATGGATTTCAATCTTGTTTAATGGTCCCAACTGAAGTATTAGCTATACAACATTATTCATATATTAAAAAAATGTTTATTGGAATTGGTATTAACATTGGATTATTAACCAGTTCTACACCTAAAAAAACTAAATATACTATATATAACGATATATTAACAGGAAAAATTTCAATTTTAATAGGAACTCATTCATTAATTCAAGAATCTATTAAATTTCACAATCTTGGATTAGCAATAATAGATGAACAACAAAGATTTGGAGTAGAACAAAGATCTAAAATATGGAGTAAAAATACAAAACCACCTCATATACTCATTATGACAGCTACTCCAATTCCACGAACTTTAGCAATGACAATGTATCATGACTTAAAAATCTCCATTATTAAAGACATACCGTTAAATAGAAAACCTATTATTACTATACATTTATTTAATAATAAAGATAGAAATAAAGTAATTAACATAATAAAACAACAAATTTTAATAGGAAGACAAGTATATATAGTTTATCCTATTATCAAACACACATCATCAAATAATCAATATAAAAGTTTAATGGTAGGGTATAAACTATTAAAAGATAAAATATTTCATAATATTAAAAATAAAATTGGAATTTTATATGGACAAATGAGTTATCATGAAAAAAATTTACAAATCAATCGATTTTTACGTGGAGAAACTAAAATTATGGTTTCCACTACAGTAATAGAAGTAGGAGTTGATGTTCCTAATGCATCAGTTATGTTAATTGAAAATGCAGATTGTTTTGGATTATCACAATTACATCAATTAAGAGGTAGAGTTGGTCGTGGCCCACATCAAAGTTATTGTATTATGATGACGGATAAAACAATTAATTTAGAAAGTTATTATAGAATTAGAATAATGTGTAAAACTCATGATGGATTAGAAATTGCTAAAGAAGATTTAAATTTGCGAGGAAGTGGAGATTTAACAGGAACTAAACAAAGTGGTAAAACTTCTTTAAAAATTGCAAATCTTATCAAAGATCAGGAATTAATGAACAAAATAATTCCAATTGTAAAAGATTTTGTGGATAAATATCCAAATTTTTTATCATATTATTATGTGATAAAAAATTACTTTTATAAAAATTATCAATCTTTTTGGAAACATATAGGATAAATTCACTTAATTAAGTTATTCATGACATTAATTGATTATTAATTATTAAATTCATACGATATACCCTTTTTTTTCATAAAAATTTAAAAAAACATTGTATAATAATGTTTTATATACATTATCTTTATCTACTAATGTAGATTATATTTTGGTATAATTAGTTTAAAAAAATTTATCAACTGATTATCAATAATAATCAAACTAATAAATTATATTAACGTATACAGATGATAAATTTTTATTATGAAATCAAAAATTTACAAAATAATTATACTTACATATAATTAACAATTTTAATATTATATATAAAATCAACTCACTCAATATGGAATACAATACTAGTCGTTTTCAATTGATTATTCCAGAATATGGACGAAATATTCATAAAATGATCGCTTACGCAATTAAAATTAAAGATAGAAAAAAAAGAAATCGTTGTGCATGGAGTATTATTAGATTAATGATTGTATCAAATACTCATCATTATGGTGGTGGTAATAATGGTAATAATGGTGGTAAAATAATTCCATTCTATCAACATAAATTATGGAATCAGTTATTAATTATGTCTAATTATAAATTAGATATTGATAGTCCTTTTCCTAAACCAAATTCAGACAAACAAATTAAAATATTTTGTAAAAAAGTAATATATCCAGAATATTTAACTAGCTTTAGATACTATGGAAAAATTATAAGATATATGATACCTATAGCAATTAAATGTAAAAATCAATATAAACAAGAAGGATTATTTTATGCTATAGCAAATACTATGAAAAAAAATTATTTAAGATGGAATAGAACTTTAGTAGAAGATCATGTTATTTTTAAAGATTTAAAACAACTTTCAAAAGGAAAAATATGTTTAATGAATAATACATATCCATTATTACAATGTTCTTATTTATTAAATCAAAGAAAAAATAAAAACTTTTTAAAAATAAAAAAAAGAATAACATAATATGGCCATTTTTAAAATTCAGGGAGGATTTTCTTTAAAAGGAAAAATACAACCACAAGGAGCCAAAAATGAAGCCTTACAAATATTATGTGCAACTCTTTTAACTTCAGAAAAATTAAGAATTAAAAATATACCAGAAATAGAAGATGTAAAATGTTTAATGAAAATATTAAAAAAACTAGGAGTAACTATTGAATATAATGGAATTGGAGATTATACATTTCAGGCAAATGAAATAGATTTAGATTATTTAAATACAAAAGATTTTATAAAACAAGGACAATTAATTAGAGGATCTATCATGATTGCTGGACCTTTATTAGCTAGATTTAGAAAAGTGTGTTTTCCTATTCCAGGAGGAGATAAAATTGGTCGTAGACGTCTAGATACACATCTTAAAGGATTTAAATTATTAGGCAGTAATATTAATTTTTTTAAGGAACATCAATATTTTAAATTGCATACTTCTCATTCTTTAAAAGGAAAATATGTTTTATTAGAAGAGGCCTCGATTACTGGAACCGCTAACATCATTATGGCTTCTACTTTAGCTAAAGGTAAAACAGTAATATATAATGCTGCTTGTGAACCATATATTCAACAATTATGCAAATTGTTGAATAAAATGGGTTCTAAAATAAGAGGAATAGGATCAAATTTAATACATATTCTTGGCGTAAAAGAATTGGGTGGAGGCTGTCATACTATTTTACCAGATATGATAGAAATAGGAAGTTGGATTGGATTATCTGCTATTACAAAATCTGAAATTACTATTAAAAACGTTAGTTGGAAAAATCTTGGAATTATTCCAAATACATTTAAAAAAATGGGAATACAACTAGAAAAAAAACAAGACGATATTTATATTCCAGCTCAAAATTCTTATCATATTAAAAAACTTATCAATAATTCTATATTAACTATTTCAGATTCTCCTTGGCCGGGATTAACCCCAGATTTATTAAGTATACTCACTGTAGTTGCTACACAAGCCAAAGGAAGTGTATTAATACATCAAAAAATGTTTGAAAGTAGATTATTTTTTGTAGATAAATTAATTGAAATGGGAGCACAAATTATATTATGCGATCCTCATAGAGCAACTGTAATAGGCTTAAATCATCAATATCCTTTAAAAGGATCAGTATTAAGTTCTCCTGATATTAGAGCTGGAATTTCTCTTCTGATAGCCGCACTTTCTGCCACAGGAACTAGTATTATAAAAAATATAGAACAGATAGATAGAGGATATGAAAAAATAGATGAAAGATTAAGAATATTAGGTGCTCAAATATTCAGAATGGATCATGCTTTTATATATGAATAAAACTCACTTTTATATAACTAATTCATACATATATGATGGGTCCTAAATTTATTCATAAAATCCATTAACTTTATTATGCATGTTAATTAGTCATAAAAATTATGAAAAAATTTGAGTACATTACTAAAACAGGATTGAAAAAATTACAGAAAGAAATTGAAAGATTAGAAAATATAGAACGTCCAAAAATATCTATACAAATAGCAGAAGCTAGAGATAAAGGAGATATTTCGGAAAATGCAGAATATGATGCGATCAAAGAAGCACAAAGTTTTTTAGAAATGAATATTGCTAAATTAAAAAAAAAATTATCTAATGCAAGAATTATAGATGAATCTAAAATTAATAAAACAAGAGTTTCTATTCTTTCTACAGTTAGAGTAAAAAATTTAACATATGGGGGAGAACAAATTTATACGTTAGTTCCAGAAGGAGAAACTGATTTAAAATTAGGAAAAATATCAATTAATACTCCTATATCTTCTGGATTATTAGGTAAACAAGTTGGACAAATTGCTCATATAAAATTACCTAATAATATGGTTTTG
Proteins encoded in this region:
- the recG gene encoding ATP-dependent DNA helicase RecG, which encodes MSFHVFEKSIVNLGISSHKYQLFNIELNIRTYEDLIFFYPKKYIYSPLLRNISKLKSYININSIQIQIIGMVTKFEEIQYNKFKKKILIANLEDKTGFIELVWFKQINFFKKNIKKYALMLVSGKISCFREKIQIIHPEIQYINDHNYIYNPIYPIYYIPNKLKNYGINNSFLRKILRKLIKELKNDLDIIDKFLIHQNKNLMKRTDALIQIHFPQSLKILSQARYRMKFEELFFLKLSLLSKNKTKNISDSYSFSKLGSHFEKFYNYFLPFSLTEEQKRVFREIRHDLKQPKQMNRLLQGDVGCGKTIIAILAMLLALDNGFQSCLMVPTEVLAIQHYSYIKKMFIGIGINIGLLTSSTPKKTKYTIYNDILTGKISILIGTHSLIQESIKFHNLGLAIIDEQQRFGVEQRSKIWSKNTKPPHILIMTATPIPRTLAMTMYHDLKISIIKDIPLNRKPIITIHLFNNKDRNKVINIIKQQILIGRQVYIVYPIIKHTSSNNQYKSLMVGYKLLKDKIFHNIKNKIGILYGQMSYHEKNLQINRFLRGETKIMVSTTVIEVGVDVPNASVMLIENADCFGLSQLHQLRGRVGRGPHQSYCIMMTDKTINLESYYRIRIMCKTHDGLEIAKEDLNLRGSGDLTGTKQSGKTSLKIANLIKDQELMNKIIPIVKDFVDKYPNFLSYYYVIKNYFYKNYQSFWKHIG
- the greA gene encoding transcription elongation factor GreA is translated as MKKFEYITKTGLKKLQKEIERLENIERPKISIQIAEARDKGDISENAEYDAIKEAQSFLEMNIAKLKKKLSNARIIDESKINKTRVSILSTVRVKNLTYGGEQIYTLVPEGETDLKLGKISINTPISSGLLGKQVGQIAHIKLPNNMVLDYKILKIEFSE
- the murA gene encoding UDP-N-acetylglucosamine 1-carboxyvinyltransferase; the encoded protein is MAIFKIQGGFSLKGKIQPQGAKNEALQILCATLLTSEKLRIKNIPEIEDVKCLMKILKKLGVTIEYNGIGDYTFQANEIDLDYLNTKDFIKQGQLIRGSIMIAGPLLARFRKVCFPIPGGDKIGRRRLDTHLKGFKLLGSNINFFKEHQYFKLHTSHSLKGKYVLLEEASITGTANIIMASTLAKGKTVIYNAACEPYIQQLCKLLNKMGSKIRGIGSNLIHILGVKELGGGCHTILPDMIEIGSWIGLSAITKSEITIKNVSWKNLGIIPNTFKKMGIQLEKKQDDIYIPAQNSYHIKKLINNSILTISDSPWPGLTPDLLSILTVVATQAKGSVLIHQKMFESRLFFVDKLIEMGAQIILCDPHRATVIGLNHQYPLKGSVLSSPDIRAGISLLIAALSATGTSIIKNIEQIDRGYEKIDERLRILGAQIFRMDHAFIYE
- a CDS encoding DUF4290 domain-containing protein, translating into MEYNTSRFQLIIPEYGRNIHKMIAYAIKIKDRKKRNRCAWSIIRLMIVSNTHHYGGGNNGNNGGKIIPFYQHKLWNQLLIMSNYKLDIDSPFPKPNSDKQIKIFCKKVIYPEYLTSFRYYGKIIRYMIPIAIKCKNQYKQEGLFYAIANTMKKNYLRWNRTLVEDHVIFKDLKQLSKGKICLMNNTYPLLQCSYLLNQRKNKNFLKIKKRIT